The Apium graveolens cultivar Ventura chromosome 10, ASM990537v1, whole genome shotgun sequence nucleotide sequence tgaagggagcaagtatagtatgtaccaatctttgcggatccactaacatccgattagttatcctatgatcaggaactgtttaagtccagagttgtcatcttctagatcccattattataatctcattataattttagaagttttactctaaaccatggaacatcttatttaatacactttaaatagataaagcccataaaaatataacaagtcttttatgaaatcaaataggaataaaagaaagttcttcctaactcatcatacatgattggatttaggacaaaaaCTTTCATTTGTTACGCTTCGAGTTTCAGATCCAACAACAAAGCCTAGCTTTCGCTTCGATGCAAGCTGAATCTCCATTGAACGTCTCCAGGAACGATAATCTTCTGCACCTTGAAGTTTTGACACCGTAATGGACATAGGTCCATCACTTAGATGAAGAAACAACGGATTTTGCATATCCGCAAATGAAAATCTACTCCCAGACGCCATCGTCAGCACAGATCCTCAGATAAATCGATGAATATCACGAAGAGGTTAAGTAAATCTACCACATATTAGATTATCAAACCAGATGATCATCAAATGATTTGTAATCGATCGATAGATCACAACAACAATGAACACTCTTCAATTCATCAGTACACAAGCTCTCTATGATCACCATACGTAGATCTTAACAACTAATCTCTCACGTAATcacagctctgataccataaaAAAAAGATAGTGATTAAGCAATGAGAGAAAACAATGTTCTTAACCAACTGTTTACACAAGCTTAAACCCTTAGCCAATGACTCTGAGATTCTTATACCAGCTAGAAAGGACAGGAAATGACAGTCTGTCATAACAGAATTGTAACTAACTTGACACTGTCTATTTACACAAATGACCCGGAACTATCAATCAAAATTACTAATGTATCCTAGCGGATCATGACCTCAGCTTATAACCTTGGCATTGCTCTTTGCTCTCTTTATGGTCGTTGTCATTGATCATTAAGTTGATGTTAAGGTATACTCTATGCACCTGGGAATTGGGATAGGCCCTTTACGTGTTAATAATAATAACATTGTTCTAAAAAGTGAATTTTTTTTTCGATAATGCAATATTTCGGTAGTTAATTGGATAATCAATGATTAATTGGATTGATTAATTGGAGCATTAAtcagatatatttaataaaatataaaaataattaatttattatactaaatatattaatttaagaAATAGTGCAGTAATTTTTCGGATTATAAAAATCAAATCGATAGAGTATATTAAAACGATTAATCAGATGATTAATCGATAAAATCGGTGATTTTTAGAACAGAGgttattaataatattttctgctttccaaaaattataaataaatttttgtCAACTTTAAATTCTCCTTTTTTTTTTGGAATTATTCCCTCAGTCCCAATTTATTCGTCCAATTTGATTTTTGCATGTAATTTAAAGTACATTAACTGTAAAACTCCGTtgattatttttcaaattttcttattgtaaataaaaaaaattgaatcttaaatttttactcacaaaaagaaaatttgaaaaataattatcGGAGTTATGCGGTCAATGTAccttaaaatatttatataatttattttgaaaaatgaagaaattacATGATTTAAAATACTATCAAATATGGATTATTAAATTCTagaatttattttttaataataagaatataaatataaaaaataaaaataacaaatTGGAAAACATTAAAATAATTCGATTGACAACACTGCTAAGTGCTGATCATATCCACGTATCCCCAATAATGTTAAAAACTTGTCCATATTCTCGGGAAGCACAATACTATAATGATTGGAGTGGGCTTGACTTTGAATAATATTACAAAAGCTTTCCTGATCCATCCCTGACCAATCTACAACAGTACTACAACAAACAAACAGTACATCCCCCCCTGACAAATTCTCCAGGTAAATTCTTTCCCCTCTATATCTCGTAGCTTCAACTTCTTTTTTTGTTGCATTGCCCTCGTTTCTAAACCATCTTCTCTGTTTAATATAAGGTACTAATTGCCACGTTTACTTATGTTGCTTCTATTTTTCATTTACATGTTATATATGCaataatatttgatatttttatTTTCATGTATATGAATTTGGTTTGTGTTAGGTAGATAACGTGGGTTGATTCTGTTATTCATAATTCATATGTTGTTTTATAATGTTTTAATGATTTTTTTACTAGCTAAGAATCAACAATTGTGCTACTGGATTTACAATGGATTTACATCAAGACAAACTTATCAAATATATGTAGTAGTATTTTCTTCATTACATGATTTAGGATTCTACAATAACTCACTGTCACAATTAAAAACTGTATGATGAAGCATGAACTGATCAAGCTCGGAGCTAAATGATTTGGCAGATGGCTATTTCCTGATTAACAAGAAGAAACAATTAACTGTCAAAAATATGATATCATAAAGATTCTTCTTATGTCATCTGCAAAATCCTAGACTAAAAGTCATTGTAGCCCCCCCCCCTCCTTTGTAATTGTTAAGACTTATGATTGTAGATTTATTGAACTTCACCGAACATTGGTCATGGCCTCATACGTCTTTTTTGGAACTATGGTGGAGGGTTCAAGCCTCATTAAAGGCATGTGTGCTTGAGTATTGAAATTTCTGTAATTGATCATAATCAAAAATATTTGTAAACAGGTGAACAAACGATTCAATTGGAGAACATCCCAAGTTCCCCACAAACACGGATAGAAGCTTACCACGTCAGAGAGTGAGATACagatattaaaaaaaacaaaGGAAAAAGACACCATAATTAAGGAAACAAGGAAGAAGCAGAGTGTATAGTGAAGTATAAGATTTAGGCGAGTCATTCATGTGGCCTTTTTGTGTTCTTCTGAGTAAGCTATTGGGGCTGGATGAACGGTATGATGAGCAACCAGAGGAAAACCATCTGGCATTGACTAAATCCTTACCATTCAGACACTTAACTAAGAGTGAACATTATGGTACTGCACTTCTGCCGCATTCACACTTTGTGGATGTAAGTCTATTTGACTGTATTGATTCGTTACCAATTTAGTTCAATTTCTTTTGATGGTTTATTTCTGTAAACAAAAACTTCCAACTTTATGCTTTTAAGCACAAAATAAAACCATTGGACGTACCTACAAATTAAGAATTTCTTATAGTCATATTTAAGTTATCACAATATTCCATCATTTGATCTAATCAAGTGTGGTGTCTTTGGTCACAGGTTCCGCACATAAACCAGTTGCGCACATGGGATTGTGGCCTTAATTGTGTATTGATGATTTTGAGGACCCTTGGATTTAATGACTGTACTATTCAGGAACTGGATAGGCTCTGCAGTTTGACAAGGTGCATTCTCTTATCTTACTTCTTTACAGGGACTTGATATCCACTTCTTCCTTCTGTTTGCAGATTTTAATGTGTTGTAAATAGCACGGAATGACCGGCTAAATAGCAATATATATACATGTGGTTAATGTGATAAGTAATTGTTTGTATCATGTGTATGATTAATGATATTTCTTCATGACTGTTTTTTTTAAAACCTGATAGGATATGATTTTAACAAAAAATGAGTCACAAAACCATACCTTCCATAACTAAATATTATTCTTCTAGAAAGTAATATCTAGTTTTATGCTGCAGCTAATTTTACCAAACAAATGCATACCTAAGTTCGTTCAGAACTACTCTTTCTCACACTCCTTTAATAATACTTGATACATTCCAAAATATTGCAAACTTGCACAGTATATATATTAATTGATGTCGTACATATCTCGAATTTTAAGAATTCAGAGAGTTAATTTTCAGTGTGAGATGATTTAAGATCAAATGGCATAACAAAGATATATATGGCCATCAGTCCGGAGCAAATATATAGAACTATAGTGAGATGTTGATCGGCAGAAGTTAAACAAGTTTATACTCATGCCCTGTAAAGGTCCCAAAATAATGTTAAGCTTCTAAAGAATTGTAAAGCTCGCAGAAGAATCATCAACAAAAGAATCGTTATAGTCAACTACCACTTACAGAGCCAGCCAAAAGGCTTGGAATATTTAAAAAATGTGAAGCTGTTTCAATGCCAAAGCATGAATCCAAGGGAAATCCCCGAGGTAAAATTAAACATGCACAACAGGTCTTGTAATGTATTTGGGCATTCATGAGTTAACAGGGAATTACTAGTGAATTTGCTTGTTCCTGTAAAAACAATTGCTTACATATTTGTACTGTAAATCACACATGCATGACTGGATGACACTACATAATTACATGTCACATATTGTTTTGTAATACTGCTGACAGTTCTGCTATTGCACTGTACCTGGCTACCTGCAAATCTTATAATTTAGTATACACGTACTGATGCATTTTGATGCAAACATTCTTATACATGCACTGATAACTCGGAATATAAAATACACTGTCATGTTTGTTGCAGTATTTGGACCATAGATTTGGCGTTCCTGCTGCAGAAATTTGATGTTAGTTTTTCATACTTCACTGTAACACTAGGTGTAAACCCAGAATATTCCACAGAGATATATTATAAGGTGCCCTCTTTTCTTATACGTAGAATTCCGTTCAATAAGTAGATTGTTAGTTTTTCTGTTTCATTCTTTGAGCTTAACTACCACCGCTGAAGTTTAAGCGTGAATAGCCACAAAAGGGGCATGACTATGGAAATCAAATCGCAAGTCCAAAAACATGTCTCTATTATTTAAATGTACCCAACAGATCTACCAATAACACCATGCTTGAACTTTTGGCATACTACTTTAGCACACCTAATATATTACCAACATAAATAGTAACGTTGAACATCTACATATGCATATTTTCCCCTTGGTTGCTAATGATTGAATGGAAATATTTTTTCGAGTATGCTTATAAATATGGTTGAATTGAAACTTTATGCTTTTCCAATATATAAAACTTGGTGTTCTGCACTTCTGTAATTACTAATTACTGATGAAATAGTATTGTTGTAGGAACAATTGCCTGATGATCTAGTTCGAGTGGATTCCCTATTTCAGAAAGCAATGGATGCCGGAATTAGTGTAGAGGTATGACCAATAAATGTTTGATTGAAAGTGTAAATGGTCAACTTATCCTAAAAATTGTAAGTAGTCAATGACTTACCCAAAGAATTGAAAGTGACTTGGTGAATGATTGTAAAATTTGTTGCCTCGGGTATTATTAAAATGCAACGACATAGTAAACTAGTTTCCAACTCAGCTCACAATTAGAAGATAGTTATTTTCAGTACTTTAATTTCTTAATTCAAGTCCACCTTATTTATGAAGTTTGAGTATCAGAAAACTGATAATGATGGCAAAAAGTGCCATGCTGTAAGGAAAGCTTCACAGAATTCCGTACATATTGCCCTTAGAGCGAGTGAAAGAACTTTTTCTAGGAGGATAAGCATGGAAAACAGTGAATTAAGAAACATATTACAAAGGAAATTCAATGATATCCTCCTGCCTCTTGTCTTTATTATGGATATGTATATACCATGTTTACTCATTTTGTTTCCGTTTCAAATTTTTAAATGCATTTTGTTTTGTTTTCCTACAGTGCAGGTCAATTAGTAGACAACAGTTGTGTCTTTTGATCTTGTCAGGGAGATATATAGCAATTGCATTAGTTAACCAGTACCTGTTGAGGTAAATATTTATACAGCAATACTTTCTAGTGTCATGCTAAAATTCTTGCAGAATTATTTTCCTCAAAAACAGTGTCTGCTTTCATTATCAGACTAAGTTCTTGTATTTCATTTATACTTTCCAATTCATGCAGCCAGTCTTCGCTAAAGAATTGGTTCTCAACGTTTAACAATGATAACCCCGCCTATACAGGTAAGGGGATAGCTTTTATCTTAGTTTTCCTTCTTTCCTAATATTTTTCTCTAGCTGATCTACAACTACTTGCGAACAATTTTTTATGAGAATAATTTTTTTAGATCTATCCCCTAATATTTTTACACTGTGAAACTGTATGCCCTGACCATgctaaaattatttaatatttttttgcTTTAAATAAATCATAGGTAGACCTCTCTGGTTCAACTTTGAATTAATTCCGTTAACTGAAAAAAAAAATCAGGCACAAAAAAATTTCTTAAATGCTGTATCTAGTTATTTTTCGAAGCTGGGGACCTGGAAGATGTATTGAACAATCAACTGctgattccataacaataatGAACTTACTTTATAGCTTGTTAACAACCTATTGCTCTATATCTGTAAATATATTGAGATGTGAAATACAAATATCTCAAATCCTCAGTAGATATGGCACCAGTACATATTGGTATTTATTAATACATAAGACTTTCCTGTAGATGTTTGATAATACTGCTGTAATTGCAATGGTACTTCCCTCCATACTGTTGATGCAAAAGAATTATTTTACCATATTGGTAATCAAAGTAATGATTCCAGTAAAAATTTAATATAACCAGCACTATTTGAATCTCTATATTTGTTGCAtggtttttatgtttttaatgaACATTAGTCCATAGTAGTGAACTTCATCCGGAGATTCGATGTCTTGCCGCTGCTCGAGTTAGAGATTGATGTGCTAGTGCTACTATATTTTATACCTGTTACTGGATTACCAGAACAAACTAAAGCTTTTTTTAAGATAATTTTTAATAGATTAAATTTGTTCGTATTTTTAATAGTGAATAAAACATGTTGCAGATTAAACATCAAGTACTTTGATATTGACAATTCAGTATATTCATAATTATTGCCCCATCCTGCACTTTGTGCTTTGAACTTCTGTGTATTATAATGTTTAAATATGTTCCATTTGCAATGCTTAATTATTCATCCACTCTCAAAAAATATCATTTATATGTTTAGCTAATGAACTATAAAGATTCCATCGTGCAATAAATAATAATGTTCTACATGATATTTGTGCATCTATTTTAAAATGTGCCATAAAATTTTAGATGTCTTTCCGTTTTAGGCTTAATGACCTTTTCACCCTTAAAGTATATAGCACTATATCCATTAGCCCCAAATGTTTGAACTTGTACCTTTAACCCTTTAACCCTTTTTAGTGTTACCTGTATAAACCGAAGAGGCAAAAAAGACATTTTACCCTCTTCCAGGTTGTACCATTATGAGTTAAAGGGTACATTTCTTATACCTTAAGGGTTAAAATGTACATTTTTTATATCTTGAGGGTTAAAAGGTACACCATAATATACTTTAAGGGCTAACAGATATGTAATTAttattttatgaaatttataGTTTTTTTTTGTATAAGCTAGTTTATACCTTGAGTTGTGGAAGGTTAGTGAGGTGGAAACAAAAATTAAGGCCGAGTTTGAACTCTCCTACATTCGGAACTCAACTACTGCATTAAGAtaatattttcttttttttcttctaaaaGATTTTGTACTTCATCAAATAGAAGAGATTCTCGAAGACTTAGAGTTTCCAGAACACTTTCATGCTAGGGATATGATTGAAAAGATTGATTGGTTAGCAAGTGCCATTGGTGAAATTCATTGGCTCCCGCTGAATGGGATCAAAAAAGCGGTGCAGGAGAAGGACCCCACATGAATACCTAGAAAGAAGAGATGCCAACACATTCAAATCAAGAAAACGAATCGAGTAGAAAGTATGATGATCTACAAAGTAAATTTTATGTGCTGGCCGAAAAAAATGAGATGCTTGAACAATCGCTGATGAAGCGGAATACTCTTGTTCGCCGATGGGAAGAAATCTGGGATAATATTTACGGGCAGTCTACCGGTGTGAATCTCTACAGCAAAAGGTTGATAATGTTGAAATGTTTGGTGGAGCACCTTTCCACAAGTTTAGAGACTCTTACTCGTGATAATATTATAGTTTCATAGAAGGCAGATGTGTTTGAATTAGAAAAAGATAAACTGTAGAGTGAAGTGGCTGAGTAAAAAGATAAGTCGGAAGTGATGCAGGTTATAGAACAGTGTGATCACCGTGTTGACAGTGAGCTGGTACTTCAGGAAAATGAGTCAGGAGAACAGAATTTGGAAATGACTAGTATTGAGTATTTGGAGCAGTTACTTAAAAAGCTTGTACAAAGGTACGCAGACCTTTTCTGCACAGGAGGTTAAATCAACGGTTACTATTGGCCAACATATCTCTGGGATAGATAGTGTAACCCTGGGTGAGAGCCTGAGAGGACACGGTTAGCATATGCTGAGGACCAGGAAGTAGTCAGCTTGAGCAAACAGTTGGAGGAAGTCAGGGGAGAGGTGGAATGTGTAAAGGATGATGTAGTAATTTATACGGAAAAGACATATATATGTAAGaatt carries:
- the LOC141690020 gene encoding guanylyl cyclase 1-like isoform X2; the protein is MWPFCVLLSKLLGLDERYDEQPEENHLALTKSLPFRHLTKSEHYGTALLPHSHFVDVPHINQLRTWDCGLNCVLMILRTLGFNDCTIQELDRLCSLTSIWTIDLAFLLQKFDVSFSYFTVTLGVNPEYSTEIYYKEQLPDDLVRVDSLFQKAMDAGISVECRSISRQQLCLLILSGRYIAIALVNQYLLSQSSLKNWFSTFNNDNPAYTGHYVVICGYDAAKDEFEIRDPASSRKHERITSKCLEEARKSFGTDEDLLLLMKIPGTFRKVEAHHACVAEFWIFALCSRIVTSRLRMNFMGRVRIIGGVHKSLCSCI
- the LOC141690020 gene encoding guanylyl cyclase 1-like isoform X4, encoding MWPFCVLLSKLLGLDERYDEQPEENHLALTKSLPFRHLTKSEHYGTALLPHSHFVDVPHINQLRTWDCGLNCVLMILRTLGFNDCTIQELDRLCSLTSIWTIDLAFLLQKFDVSFSYFTVTLGVNPEYSTEIYYKEQLPDDLVRVDSLFQKAMDAGISVECRSISRQQLCLLILSGRYIAIALVNQYLLSQSSLKNWFSTFNNDNPAYTGHYVVICGYDAAKDEFEIRDPASSRKHERITSKCLEEARKSFGTDEDLLLVSLAKRNF
- the LOC141690020 gene encoding guanylyl cyclase 1-like isoform X7, coding for MVPHINQLRTWDCGLNCVLMILRTLGFNDCTIQELDRLCSLTSIWTIDLAFLLQKFDVSFSYFTVTLGVNPEYSTEIYYKEQLPDDLVRVDSLFQKAMDAGISVECRSISRQQLCLLILSGRYIAIALVNQYLLSQSSLKNWFSTFNNDNPAYTGHYVVICGYDAAKDEFEIRDPASSRIMCRKHERITSKCLEEARKSFGTDEDLLLLMKIPGTFRKVEAHHACVAEFWIFALCSRIVTSRLRMNFMGRVRIIGGVHKSLCSCI
- the LOC141690020 gene encoding guanylyl cyclase 1-like isoform X5, producing the protein MWPFCVLLSKLLGLDERYDEQPEENHLALTKSLPFRHLTKSEHYGTALLPHSHFVDVPHINQLRTWDCGLNCVLMILRTLGFNDCTIQELDRLCSLTSIWTIDLAFLLQKFDVSFSYFTVTLGVNPEYSTEIYYKEQLPDDLVRVDSLFQKAMDAGISVECRSISRQQLCLLILSGRYIAIALVNQYLLSQSSLKNWFSTFNNDNPAYTGHYVVICGYDAAKDEFEIRDPASSRYLWQSETFKNISILCASTCCICCIHIQYCGKR
- the LOC141690020 gene encoding guanylyl cyclase 1-like isoform X1, with the translated sequence MWPFCVLLSKLLGLDERYDEQPEENHLALTKSLPFRHLTKSEHYGTALLPHSHFVDVPHINQLRTWDCGLNCVLMILRTLGFNDCTIQELDRLCSLTSIWTIDLAFLLQKFDVSFSYFTVTLGVNPEYSTEIYYKEQLPDDLVRVDSLFQKAMDAGISVECRSISRQQLCLLILSGRYIAIALVNQYLLSQSSLKNWFSTFNNDNPAYTGHYVVICGYDAAKDEFEIRDPASSRIMCRKHERITSKCLEEARKSFGTDEDLLLLMKIPGTFRKVEAHHACVAEFWIFALCSRIVTSRLRMNFMGRVRIIGGVHKSLCSCI
- the LOC141690020 gene encoding guanylyl cyclase 1-like isoform X3 — protein: MWPFCVLLSKLLGLDERYDEQPEENHLALTKSLPFRHLTKSEHYGTALLPHSHFVDVPHINQLRTWDCGLNCVLMILRTLGFNDCTIQELDRLCSLTSIWTIDLAFLLQKFDVSFSYFTVTLGVNPEYSTEIYYKEQLPDDLVRVDSLFQKAMDAGISVECRSISRQQLCLLILSGRYIAIALVNQYLLSQSSLKNWFSTFNNDNPAYTGHYVVICGYDAAKDEFEIRDPASSRIMCRKHERITSKCLEEARKSFGTDEDLLLVSLAKRNF
- the LOC141690020 gene encoding guanylyl cyclase 1-like isoform X6, which gives rise to MWPFCVLLSKLLGLDERYDEQPEENHLALTKSLPFRHLTKSEHYGTALLPHSHFVDVPHINQLRTWDCGLNCVLMILRTLGFNDCTIQELDRLCSLTSIWTIDLAFLLQKFDVSFSYFTVTLGVNPEYSTEIYYKEQLPDDLVRVDSLFQKAMDAGISVECRSISRQQLCLLILSGRYIAIALVNQYLLSQSSLKNWFSTFNNDNPAYTDFVLHQIEEILEDLEFPEHFHARDMIEKIDWLASAIGEIHWLPLNGIKKAVQEKDPT